AAAGCTATTGTTTTGCCAATAGTTGGTATTGCGATTTTCCTGATAATTTGGTCGTTTGCTGCCAGTAAAATTGATACGTCGTTAGGCAAGTTCCCAGGCCCAACGGCAGTGGCGACTCAGGTGGTCAATTTATATCAAGAGCACAACACAGAACGTGAAAAAGAAGCAGCGTTTTATCAACGTCAAGAAGAGCGCAATGCCAAACGTGTTGCTAAAGATCCGAACTATGTACCTAAAATCCGTGCATATACCGGTAAAGAAACCTTCATCGACCAAATCGGCACTAGCTTAATTACGGTGATGAGCGGTTTTGCTGTCGCGGCGGCTATCGCGATTCCATTAGGCATTGCAATTGGTCTTAGCAAAAACTTGAATACGGCAATTAACCCCATTATTCAAATTTTTAAGCCGGTATCACCGTTAGCGTGGTTGCCACTAGTGACCATGGTGGTTAGCGCGGTATATGTGTCGCCTGAGCCAATGTTTGCCAAGTCATTTCTAAACTCAATGATCACGGTAACCCTGTGTTGCTTGTGGCCAATGGTGATTAACACCTCTGTGGGCGTATCAGCTATTAACTCTGATTGGAACAATGTTAGCCGAGTATTGCGCTTACCCAGCCTAGTACACGTGCAAAAGATTGTACTACCAGCGTCAATTCCTGCCATTTTCACGGGTATGCGTTTATCACTGGGTATTGCTTGGATGGTGTTAATCGCGGCAGAAATGCTGGCGCAAAACCCAGGTCTTGGCAAATTTGTTTGGGATGAATTCCAAAATGGTAGCTCGCAAAGCTTAAGTCGCATTATGACCGCCGTATTTGTTATTGGCTTTATCGGCTTCTTGCTTGACCGCGGCATGTTACAACTGCAACGCATTGTCTCTTGGGACAAAGCCAGCGCAAATCGTTAATCCTCTTTAGGCCCTGATAATAATACAGATAAGGAATATTTAGATGAGCATTTTACTTGATATCAGCAAAATCGACATGGTATTTCCAACGCCTAAAGGAGACTTTACCGCGCTAAAGGAAGTGGATTTAAAAATTAACAAAGGTGAATTTATCTCGTTAATTGGCCACTCTGGTTGCGGTAAGTCTACGGTACTAAACGTAGTGGCGGGTTTATATCAAGCTACTAAAGGTGGTGTGCTGCTTAACAACAAAGAAGTGACGGAACCTGGCCCAGAGCGCGCCGTTGTGTTTCAAAACCACTCTTTGTTGCCTTGGCTAACGGCTTATCAAAACGTTGAACTTGCGGTAAAGCAGGTATTCAAGAAAAAAATGGCACCTGGCGAGATGAAAGAGTGGATAGAGCACAATTTGAAACTCGTTCATATGGATCACGCGATGCACAAACGCCCAGATGAAATTTCTGGCGGTATGAAGCAACGCGTTGGAATCGCTCGTGCGCTGGCTATGCAACCAGAAGTACTCTTGATGGATGAACCGTTTGGTGCATTGGATGCGCTAACCCGTGCACATATGCAAGATTCATTGATGGAAATACAAGACGAACTCAACAATACCGTGATTATGATCACCCATGATGTTGATGAGGCTGTGTTGCTATCAGATCGCATTGTCATGATGACCAATGGTCCTGCGGCCACAATTGGTGAAATTCTTGATGTGAACTTACCAAGACCAAGAAACCGCTTGGCACTAGCGCAAGATGTTGAATATAACCGACTTCGCTCCGCTGTATTAACTTTCCTTTATGAAAAACAACGAAAAGTCGAAACCATTGGCCAAAAGGCAGATGACTCGACAACGGTTAAATCGAACAAAGAAAACATGAAAAAACATGACGTGGCGTAACAAAAAAACACTAAATTAGCGCTACGATACGCTGGTTAATATTTAGTCGGTCACTAGACTGAGCTATGTAAAACCCACGTTTTCGTTTGAATCGAACACTAAGGAATTAATATGAAAGCAAATAAACTAACTCTCTCAATTCTAGCTGCAACTACATTTACTGCTGTTTCACCATTGGCCTACAGTGCTGATGCAGGCACAGCGTCTATCGATTTTCGTTTACGTTATGAAGCTGTCGATCAAGACAACGCATTGCGCGATGCTGATGCCTTAACGCTTCGTACTCGTCTAAGTTATAAAACGGCGACCTTTAACAAGTTCTCAGGCTTTGTTGAATTTGAAGACTCGCGTCAAGTGCTAGGTGTTGACGATTACAACGATACAGCCGGCAATGGCGCTGGTTATTCAGTAATTGCCGATCCTGAAACAACAGAAGTTGACCAAGCTTATGTTCAGTACGCCGATCAAGGCTTTACGGCAAAAGTTGGTCGCCAAGTACTTACCTTAGACAATCATCGTTTTGTGGGTCACGTTGGCTGGCGACAAGACAGACAGACCTTCGATGCGGCTTCATTTAATTACAAATCGGATAACTATGAAGCGACTTACGCTTACCTGACTCAACGCAATCGTATTTTTGCCGAAAATCGTGATTTAGACAGTAAAGACCACTTGTTAAACGTGAGCTATAAAACGCCATTCGGTAAGTTAACTGGTTATGGCTACTTGCTAGACGAAGATGAGGGCGTTCAAAGAGAAATAGATACGTACGGTATTCGCTTCGCGGGCAGCCAAAAACATGGCGATAGCAACAAGGTACTGTATGCCTTTGAATTTGCTACACAAGATAGTGAATCTGCGGCGGGTCAATTTGATGCCGAATATTCACTCATTGAAGTGGGTTACGGCTTTAGCGGTATCACTGTCAAAGGTGGTTACGAAGTATTGGG
The nucleotide sequence above comes from Thalassotalea euphylliae. Encoded proteins:
- a CDS encoding ABC transporter permease; protein product: MTTSEGQPSWATNALRWLSNHIKAIVLPIVGIAIFLIIWSFAASKIDTSLGKFPGPTAVATQVVNLYQEHNTEREKEAAFYQRQEERNAKRVAKDPNYVPKIRAYTGKETFIDQIGTSLITVMSGFAVAAAIAIPLGIAIGLSKNLNTAINPIIQIFKPVSPLAWLPLVTMVVSAVYVSPEPMFAKSFLNSMITVTLCCLWPMVINTSVGVSAINSDWNNVSRVLRLPSLVHVQKIVLPASIPAIFTGMRLSLGIAWMVLIAAEMLAQNPGLGKFVWDEFQNGSSQSLSRIMTAVFVIGFIGFLLDRGMLQLQRIVSWDKASANR
- a CDS encoding ABC transporter ATP-binding protein, which translates into the protein MSILLDISKIDMVFPTPKGDFTALKEVDLKINKGEFISLIGHSGCGKSTVLNVVAGLYQATKGGVLLNNKEVTEPGPERAVVFQNHSLLPWLTAYQNVELAVKQVFKKKMAPGEMKEWIEHNLKLVHMDHAMHKRPDEISGGMKQRVGIARALAMQPEVLLMDEPFGALDALTRAHMQDSLMEIQDELNNTVIMITHDVDEAVLLSDRIVMMTNGPAATIGEILDVNLPRPRNRLALAQDVEYNRLRSAVLTFLYEKQRKVETIGQKADDSTTVKSNKENMKKHDVA
- a CDS encoding alginate export family protein, with protein sequence MKANKLTLSILAATTFTAVSPLAYSADAGTASIDFRLRYEAVDQDNALRDADALTLRTRLSYKTATFNKFSGFVEFEDSRQVLGVDDYNDTAGNGAGYSVIADPETTEVDQAYVQYADQGFTAKVGRQVLTLDNHRFVGHVGWRQDRQTFDAASFNYKSDNYEATYAYLTQRNRIFAENRDLDSKDHLLNVSYKTPFGKLTGYGYLLDEDEGVQREIDTYGIRFAGSQKHGDSNKVLYAFEFATQDSESAAGQFDAEYSLIEVGYGFSGITVKGGYEVLGSDNGFYGFSTPLATLHKFNGWADQFLGTPSLGLADLYVSVSGKALGGKWSVVYHDYEADEDEAAVEDFGDEINLSYGKSFNKTFSGGIKFAAYSAGDSGSGKVDTDKLWVWVGAKF